The Chiloscyllium punctatum isolate Juve2018m chromosome 45, sChiPun1.3, whole genome shotgun sequence genome has a segment encoding these proteins:
- the rabif gene encoding LOW QUALITY PROTEIN: guanine nucleotide exchange factor MSS4 (The sequence of the model RefSeq protein was modified relative to this genomic sequence to represent the inferred CDS: inserted 1 base in 1 codon), translating into MLRSVPEATGLVNAAGRNGKAVVCERCGXRVLSPGAARYQRRELFLPSMRQRVALGTEESSVQGDMLQEHWFVDDMYTFENVGFTKNVNNIKYLVCADCEIGPIGWHCLDDKKSFYVALDRVQHE; encoded by the exons ATGCTGCGCTCGGTCCCCGAGGCCACCGGCCTCGTTAACGCCGCCGGCAGGAACGGAAAGGCGGTTGTGTGCGAGCGGTGCG TCCGAGTGCTCAGCCCCGGGGCAGCTCGGTACCAgcggagagag CTGTTTCTTCCATCGATGAGGCAGAGGGTGGCACTGGGCACTGAGGAAAGCTCAGTACAAGGGGATATGCTACAGGAGCATTGGTTCGTTGATGACATGTATACCTTTGAGAATGTTGGCTTCACCAAGAACGTGAACAATATCAAGTATCTGGTTTGTGCTGACTGTGAGATTGGGCCCATTGGCTGGCACTGCCTGGATGATAAGAAGAGCTTTTATGTGGCTCTGGATCGAGTGCAACATGAATAG